One Aegilops tauschii subsp. strangulata cultivar AL8/78 chromosome 2, Aet v6.0, whole genome shotgun sequence genomic window, GAAGAGGAGACTGTGGGCCGCGGCTTATCTGACAGAGGGGTTTTGGCTTGGCATGAAAAGCAACCAGTGGAGTGAAAGCCTGAACTCATGCCTTCACCTCCACCTAGACGGTGAAATGACCCTGGTGGATATGATTTTGCACTATGAGAACGCCGTTGTACGTATCCGTGAAAACGAGGCACGAGATGACTGCACGGCCTCACAGAGTTTACCGGCGCCAGTTACTAGCTCGAGGGAACTAGAGATAGCTGCTTCTCAAGTCTTCACTCCAGCAAACTTCTATATGTTGCAAGATGATCTTAGAAAAATTGGCGGCATGGAGATTATAGAAATTAAGCTGGGAGATGGATCACAGCAGTACATCGTGGCCTGGAAGAATAACCGGAAGAGTCGTTTTTGGGTGGAGTATGCACCAGTAAATTCCGCAGAAACTATACGGTGCAGCTGCAGAAGAATGATTCGAAAGGGTCTACCTTGCAAGCACATATTCCATGTACTAAAGTACTTGAACATATCTGAAATACCAAAGTGTTTAGTTTTTGTTCGGTTCACGAAAGAAGCAAGGTTGGGACTGCCCGCGAGGCGCACAAGCGATCTGTTGGGATTTGGTTGGACTGGGGCAGGGGAAAGAATGAAATATAGCCAGGTCAGTGTGTTAGCGTCAGAAGCTATGCATGCGACATGCAAACACCCAGCTTTGTGGGATCAGTTACAGGAGAGTTTGAAGGCTGTGATAGCTAAGAGTCATGAGTATGATCTGCTACAGGAAAATTTGAGCAAGCAAACAAATGACCTCAGTAAGTGTGCAGTTGAATATGTGAACGATGGTGAAGGCAACATGATTGCAGTTAAAGATCCTATGAAAGTATCAAGCAAAGGTGCAACAAAGGTAGATGAGAGCCGCCCTGTCTCGAAAAATGGTAGACCACTCTCTTTTGATGAGTTGAAAACCCGGTGCGGCGCTTGCAAATTGCTAGGACACACTAGACATAGCAAGAAATGCAAACTAAATCAGAAGTAAGTGTTTGTATGCATTGTGGATTTTTTTATCATTCATTAACTTATCTTGTCTTTTATCGTGTGCAGAAAAGTGGAGAAGGAAGAAGAGTAGAACACTTGCTTCAATTATTTACGAATGAATCGAGTGAACTGGACAATATATCCTTCACATTATGGCATCAAATTTACTTCGACGTTTCGCGTGTTTGGTTCCTATATATTGTAGCAACTGCATCGGCACTTTGTTTAGTGGGAGTTTCAACCTTTTACATCTCTAAATAAGCAACAAAATCCGACCTAAATAAATTAGTTTTGCATGGTTGGGAATAGTAGATTGCAATGCCACTGTGTTATGACCGGGGCGGGAGGTAGAAAGAATATTGTACATTTCCCCTCCCCACGTCCTAACTGCCATTAAATAAGTATCTATACCACTCCCCACCACACACTCACCCACCTCCCACGCGCCCCGGTTCTAACTCCCCTCTTATCCCCACCTACAGCAGATCGAGAAATGCTCACTGGCGACCGCTGCAGCCGCCTCCATGGAGAGAAGCCTCGGCTGGCAGCAAGCGATGATGGAGCTCGCCGGCGATGACGAGGCGTGGCGTGCGCAGTTGATGGAGGTGTGCGGTTGGTTCCTATATATGCACTGAAGCAAAGCAACAGTACATATTCAATATTCTGAAATTTTACTGAACTTGACCTGAGTTCAGTAAAATTTCAGAATATTGAATATGTACCGTTGCTTTGCTTCAGTGTTGCATCAAAGGTGTAGGTGCTGCTAGATGTTGCTCATATGTTGCAAAAATACAATGAATTGGGCTGCTGCCCAAATCGGTAGTGCTGCTAGGTGATGTGCCCATGTGCATCACTTACCAAATATAGAACATGCCAAAAAATATAGAACATGCCAAATGTGCATCACTTACCGAATATAGATCATGA contains:
- the LOC141041330 gene encoding protein FAR1-RELATED SEQUENCE 5-like, with product MADEELTDIMVDMEFGELMEDWIEDWSDDENSDRGDRWMSLMMVTQVDGAQNVQDTASADDKRDMFMQIMEMTFMSHDAAYDFYNSYARDNGFSIRKNKVRREIYNLCAREKRKLLSKGDAATAIGIMASRKQRDPSFFFEYKLDKEGHLSRMFWCDSQSRHDYEDFGDVLVFDSTYKMNRYGMPFIPSVGLNNHQKTTVFGCAIVSDETEETYVWLMQTFLRSMCQKMPNSVITDADAAMIKAIREVLPDVWHRICTWHIEKNMKIHLSHKSLKEFRTLLYYSTSTTTFEERWHAFSKRWQSEKTVRWLRRMYKKRRLWAAAYLTEGFWLGMKSNQWSESLNSCLHLHLDGEMTLVDMILHYENAVVRIRENEARDDCTASQSLPAPVTSSRELEIAASQVFTPANFYMLQDDLRKIGGMEIIEIKLGDGSQQYIVAWKNNRKSRFWVEYAPVNSAETIRCSCRRMIRKGLPCKHIFHVLKYLNISEIPKCLVFVRFTKEARLGLPARRTSDLLGFGWTGAGERMKYSQVSVLASEAMHATCKHPALWDQLQESLKAVIAKSHEYDLLQENLSKQTNDLSKCAVEYVNDGEGNMIAVKDPMKVSSKGATKVDESRPVSKNGRPLSFDELKTRCGACKLLGHTRHSKKCKLNQKKVEKEEE